In Lagopus muta isolate bLagMut1 chromosome 20, bLagMut1 primary, whole genome shotgun sequence, the following proteins share a genomic window:
- the GEMIN4 gene encoding gem-associated protein 4, producing the protein MEPGGGSGERVAPWGVCEETAILHGAFLLASRLLQPRPLRELRKAEWPLVGPPITDALREIGARCPSPRQHRLWKQEAVAIVWAKVLLPAPPAASLDREWKEDAFFSVGAMIPDVNRTVLFELVKALAAPRLFVQLLLALPHAVCRAELRRLVRYVGQDTAPSDVGFLLDVWWEAMRQGRDPEEGTVAAFGSLVREHGCERALDDGLRPPKRFKEDPGFLDGSSAANSLLVVLIEGLKQTYGSIASPRMKCYALGNLVELLSVFTELEPQGSPLTVAEYLAKISSVVSLWNSDAESQHHHSGLDEKVKEAERTVSFSSMAKLSREELIAGLDFLHSLLRAWGEELQGVLSSTENQCYESCWLLDILPTFRKALVCFSETGDLSEDEMRVALELAQTIDDFLKEISTTQKNKDLNTSLASSVAMTIIEQKLNRHMEVCSIFASEKTWAFSKDWVDCLVKNRALFQKPELVLKLLETVVNFATSCKDREAQEMQLQVTKTIVECYSELSLADKNEVISGVLEAWGGPGLSLNLQVVVDGFQEDLNVTFNQITKSVSDEGLTRAVAAVARLALLHPEATVKQICSLAVVNLGAHQLLAQILCSFPALSFLEVHDDPGRPRSLVVRCLKEAAWEKLSSAREEEQFLEFLAFLMQPSSAAPLVSPAEVTKAFVLPYLKSDCAQIELSLQILSKVLEIQSYPEEHWIKSCHPFPLLLSLCKLLDGYTKYWHQPKEQLFPSLEIKDLVLNVLGRLCEVMTPETASSPEVWVQSLAWLHRKVASLDWTIGLRLKKFYGEHFKNEVPATLFEICTLPEDEWTSQPLPAYGPGSGLLAWMECCCVSTELKDTMLSLLVVNVDNPEEVNLFSKGFLVAFIQVLPWCSHSEWKRLVHVVTNLLERQVLHVPYTLEYVQYMPLLNLRPFACYLQLSVLFLRGFQLLCSSSCSTWLPPQAWLHVVQLYCSSLTDLLSSIKSATGSPLHPAEDRSSTEEVSFVCIQVFCHLLHVAAMLPPDSGCTELLVVVALEVLSQYEVFSSADSSPSNVLRRANERHFLESITDNIRDKALCSPLLQKLSKLGA; encoded by the coding sequence ATGGAGCcgggcggcgggagcggggAGCGGGTCGCGCCTTGGGGCGTATGCGAGGAGACCGCCATCCTGCACGGCGCCTTCCTGCTGGCTTCCAGGCTTCTCCAACCGCGGCCTCTGCGGGAGCTGCGCAAAGCCGAATGGCCGCTGGTCGGGCCGCCCATCACCGACGCGCTGAGGGAAATCGGCGCCCGCTGCCCCTCGCCGCGGCAGCACAGGCTGTGGAAGCAGGAAGCCGTGGCCATCGTGTGGGCCAAGGTGCTGCTGCCCGCCCCTCCCGCCGCCTCTCTGGACCGGGAATGGAAGGAAGACGCCTTTTTCTCCGTGGGCGCGATGATCCCCGACGTTAACCGCACGGTTCTCTTCGAGCTGGTGAAAGCCCTGGCCGCTCCCCGGCTCttcgtgcagctgctgctggcgcTGCCGCACGCCGTGTGCCGGGCTGAGCTGCGGCGCCTGGTGCGGTACGTCGGGCAGGACACGGCTCCGTCGGATGTCGGATTCCTCCTGGATGTGTGGTGGGAGGCGATGAGACAAGGGCGGGATCCGGAGGAGGGCACTGTCGCCGCGTTCGGCTCCCTCGTGCGTGAGCACGGCTGTGAGCGCGCTCTGGATGATGGCTTGCGGCCCCCGAAGCGGTTCAAGGAGGACCCCGGCTTTCTGGATGGCTCTTCTGCCGCTAACAGCCTGCTCGTGGTCCTCATCGAGGGGTTAAAGCAGACCTACGGGAGCATCGCCTCACCGCGCATGAAGTGCTatgccctgggcaacctggtggAGCTGCTGTCTGTGTTCACCGAGCTGGAGCCGCAGGGCAGCCCCCTCACCGTTGCAGAGTACCTGGCCAAGATTAGCTCGGTGGTCAGCCTCTGGAACAGTGATGCTGAAAGCCAGCACCACCACAGCGGGCTGGACGAGAAAGTGAAGGAAGCTGAGAGGACCGTGAGCTTCTCATCCATGGCTAAGCTGTCACGTGAAGAACTGATAGCTGGCTTGGACTTTCTGCACAGCTTGTTGCGTGCCTggggagaggagctgcagggcgtcctgagcagcacagagaatcAATGCTATGAGAGCTGCTGGCTCCTTGATATTCTTCCCACCTTCAGGAAGGCCCTGGTTTGCTTCTCTGAGACTGGAGACCTGAGTGAGGATGAGATGCGTGTTGCATTAGAACTGGCACAGACAATTGATGACTTTCTCAAGGAGATAAGCACCACTCAGAAGAACAAAGATTTGAACACCAGCCTTGCATCTTCAGTTGCCATGACAATCATTGAGCAAAAGCTGAACCGGCACATGGAGGTGTGCTccatttttgcttctgaaaagacCTGGGCCTTTTCAAAAGACTGGGTTGACTGCCTTGTGAAAaacagagctcttttccagaAACCAGAGCTAGTTTTGAAATTGCTGGAGACTGTGGTGAACTTTGCCACATCCTGCAAAGACAGGGAGGCCCAGGAGATGCAGTTGCAAGTGACCAAAACCATCGTGGAATGTTACAGTGAGCTTTCACTAGCAGACAAAAACGAAGTGATCTCAGGTGTTCTGGAGGCTTGGGGTGGGCCAGGGCTCTCCCTGAACTTGCAGGTTGTCGTGGATGGATTCCAGGAGGACCTCAATGTGACTTTCAACCAGATCACCAAAAGTGTATCTGATGAAGGCCTTAccagggctgtggctgctgtggctAGGCTTGCTCTGCTGCACCCTGAGGCCACTGTGAAGCAGATTTGTAGTCTTGCTGTAGTCAACCTAGGAGCACACCAGTTGCTGGCACAAATCCTCTGCTctttcccagcactgagcttCCTAGAGGTGCATGATGATCCAGGCAGACCACGCAGTCTGGTGGTACGGTGCCTGAAGGAGGCAGCATGGGAGAAGCTTTCCTCTGCAAGGGAGGAGGAGCAGTTTCTTGAGTTTTTGGCCTTTCTCATGCAGCCAAGTTCAGCTGCCCCACTTGTATCACCTGCAGAAGTGACCAAAGCTTTTGTCCTTCCCTATTTGAAATCAGACTGTGCTCAAATTGAGCTGAGCCTGCAGATCCTCAGTAAAGTTTTGGAGATACAGTCCTATCCAGAAGAGCACTGGATCAAGTCCTGCCACCCGTTCCCACTTCTCCTCAGCCTCTGCAAGCTTCTAGATGGCTACACAAAGTACTGGCATCAGCCCAAGGAGCAGCTcttcccatccctggagatcaAAGACCTGGTGCTGAATGTCCTCGGCCGGCTCTGTGAGGTAATGACTCCAGAAACTGCCTCCTCCCCAGAGGTTTGGGTCCAGTCTCTGGCCTGGCTTCACAGGAAGGTGGCATCACTGGACTGGACCATCGGTCTCCGTTTGAAGAAGTTTTATGGAGAGCATTTCAAGAATGAGGTCCCAGCAACGCTATTTGAGATCTGCACGCTCCCTGAAGATGAATGGACATCCCAGCCTTTGCCAGCCTACGGGCCGGGCAGCGGGCTGCTGGCATGGATGGAATGCTGCTGTGTGTCCACTGAGCTCAAAGATACGATGCTCTCACTCCTCGTGGTCAACGTGGACAACCCTGAGGAAGTGAATCTCTTCAGCAAAGGCTTCCTGGTGGCTTTCATACAGGTCCTCCCTTGGTGCAGCCACAGTGAATGGAAGAGGCTTGTGCATGTGGTCACAAACCTGCTGGAGAGGCAAGTGTTGCATGTGCCCTACACACTGGAGTACGTGCAGTACATGCCCCTGCTGAACCTCCGGCCATTTGCCTGCTACCTCCAGCTCTCCGTGCTCTTCCTGAGGggcttccagctcctctgcagctccagctgttcCACCTGGCTGCCACCACAGGCTTGGCTCCACGTGGTCCAGCTGTACTGCAGCAGCCTCACAGACCTGCTGAGCTCCATCAAGAGCGCCACAGGGTCTCCCTTGCACCCCGCTGAAGACAGGAGCTCCACAGAGGAGGTGTCCTTTGTCTGCATCCAGGTGTTTTGCCACCTCCTGCACGTTGCAGCCATGCTGCCTCCAGATAGTGggtgcactgagctgctggtggtggtggccTTGGAGGTCCTCTCTCAGTACGAGGTGTTCAGCTCTGCAGATTCGTCCCCCAGCAATGTGCTGAGGAGAGCCAACGAGAGGCACTTCCTGGAGTCCATCACTGACAACATCAGGGACAAGGCACTGTGCAGCCCCCTCCTGCAGAAGCTCAGCAAGCTGGGTGCTTAG
- the TLCD3A gene encoding TLC domain-containing protein 3A, translating to MWRTLAVASAFFPGLFAFCVRALRWAAPGWSLKDRVLLSGRLVSTVQATMATVSGLTVVLSCEDVVHDRHWLAVEYVWVLVPYMTYDIYVMYLCHWHKSREKGIAERKHSLSSVRSFLLQERLMVTHHLFILIVLTPVTQHFRGELGDFFVGCIFTAELSTPFVSLGKILMQLKMQDTLLHKVNGILILVTFFLCRILLFPFMYAAYGRQVGIPVYMVPFRIPLHCNIANASLIAPQLYWFTLICRKAARLYGSSPADKSR from the exons ATGTGGCGGACGTTGGCTGTCGCGTCCGCCTTCTTCCCGGGGCTGTTCGCGTTCTGCGTGCGGGCGCTCCGTTGGGCCGCCCCGGGATGGAGCCTCAAGGACCGCGTCCTGCTCAGCGGAAG GCTGGTGTCGACGGTGCAGGCTACGATGGCCACGGTGTCGGGCCTGACCGTGGTGCTTAGCTGCGAGGATGTGGTGCACGACAG GCACTGGCTGGCTGTGGAGTACGTCTGGGTCCTGGTTCCCTACATGACCTACGACATCTACGTCATGTACCTCTGCCACTGGCACAAGAGCCGAGAGAAAGGCATAGCAGAGAGGAAGCACTCGCTGAGCAGTGTGCGGAGCTTCCTCCTGCAGGAGCGGCTGATGGTCACCCACCACCTCTTCATCCTCATCGTGCTCACCCCTGTCACCCAG CACTTCAGGGGAGAGCTTGGAGATTTTTTCGTGGGCTGCATCTTCACGGCAGAGTTGAGCACTCCTTTTGTATCACTGGGCAAAATCCTCATGCAG ctgAAGATGCAGGACACACTGCTGCACAAGGTGAACGGGATCCTCATCCTGGTGACTTTCTTCCTCTGCCGTattctcctcttccccttcaTGTACGCAGCCTATGGCAGGCAGGTGGGAATCCCAGTTTACATGGTGCCTTTCCGCATCCCCCTGCACTGCAACATAGCCAACGCCTCCCTCATCGCCCCGCAGCTCTACTGGTTCACACTCATCTGCCGCAAAGCCGCCCGCCTCTACGGCAGCTCACCTGCTGACAAGAGCAGGTAA